A genomic region of Gossypium hirsutum isolate 1008001.06 chromosome D01, Gossypium_hirsutum_v2.1, whole genome shotgun sequence contains the following coding sequences:
- the LOC107928977 gene encoding phytochrome-associated serine/threonine-protein phosphatase: MDLDQWISKVKEGQHLLEDELQLLCEYIKEILIEESNVQPINSPVTVCGDIHGQFHDLMKLFRTGGHVPETNYIFMGDFVDRGYNSLEVFTILLLLKARYPANITLLRGNHESRQLTQVYGFYDECQRKYGNANAWRYCTDVFDYLTLSAIIDGTVLCVHGGLSPDVRTIDQIRVIDRNCEIPHEGPFCDLMWSDPEDIETWAVSPRGAGWLFGSRVTSEFNHINNLDLVCRAHQLVQEGLKYMFQDKGLVTVWSAPNYCYRCGNVASILSFNENMEREVKFFTETEENNQMRGPRSGVPYFL; the protein is encoded by the exons ATGGATTTAGATCAATGGATATCAAAGGTTAAAGAAGGGCAGCATCTCTTGGAAGACGAGCTCCAGCTTCTTTGTGAATAC ATAAAAGAAATCCTCATAGAGGAGTCGAATGTGCAACCTATCAACAGTCCAGTTACTGTTTGCGGTGATATCCATGGCCAGTTTCATGATCTAATGAAACTTTTTCGGACTGGAGGTCATGTACCAGAGacaaattacatttttatg GGAGATTTTGTTGATCGAGGTTATAATAGTCTTGAAGTTTTCACTATTCTTTTGCTTCTTAAGGCAAG ATACCCAGCGAATATCACTCTCTTGCGTGGGAATCATGAAAGCAGACAGCTTACTCAG GTTTATGGTTTCTATGATGAATGCCAAAGGAAGTATGGAAATGCTAATGCATGGCGGTATTGTACAGATGTTTTTGACTATCTTACACTTTCAGCAATTATAGATGGGACT gtacTTTGTGTACATGGTGGCCTTTCTCCTGATGTTAGAACTATTGATCAG ATTAGGGTAATTGACCGGAACTGTGAAATCCCTCATGAAGGTCCATTCTGTGATCTCATGTGGAGTGATCCAGAAGATATTGAAACATGGGCGGTCAGTCCACGTGGAGCCGGTTGGCTATTTGGGTCCAGGGTCACATCCGAG TTCAACCACATAAACAATCTTGATCTTGTCTGTCGAGCTCACCAACTCGTGCAAGAAGGTCTTAAGTATATGTTTCAAGATAAAGGCCTAGTAACT gtgtgGTCCGCACCGAATTATTGCTACCGGTGTGGGAACGTAGCTTCTATATTGAGCTTCAACGAGAATATG GAGAGAGAAGTGAAGTTCTTCACTGAAACAGAAGAAAATAACCAGATGAGAGGGCCGAGGTCTGGAGTCCCATATTTCTTGTAG
- the LOC107928933 gene encoding katanin p80 WD40 repeat-containing subunit B1 homolog KTN80.4 isoform X3 gives MSTKRAYKLQEFVAHSSSVNCLKIGRKSSRVLVTGGEDHKVNLWAISKPNAILNLSGHTSGIDSVTFDSSEVLVAAGAASGTIKLWDLEEAKIVRTLTGHRSNCISVDFHPFGEFFASGSLDTNLKIWDIRKKGCIHTYKGHTRGVNAIRFTPDGRWVVSGGEDNIVKVWDLTAGKLLHQFKDHEGQIQCLDFHPHEFLLATGSADRTVKFWDLETFELIGSAGPETAGVRCLTFNPDGRTVLCGLHENLKVFSWEPIRCYDGVDVGWSRLSDLNVHEGKLLGCSYNQSCVGVWVVDISRIEPYAVGNAKRVNGHSEPKSHSGGNLSVLNENNTKASMGRLPVSQNPDPLVKETKSLGRLSISQNSDPAKESKTTGNAPGTPHRVNLNAARKTAQQRNDMRSEQAAELRKEVGISERSLEQVTESRREVGITGRSLESSQSAAESRKEAGIVGRTLEQGADSRKELGIVGRTMPFSLQSKTSSFRKFQNSREDLDWPAISAPLENAGSRVEFSSGSDRSTLPSVKGPINGMSAAEMNVREDRCIGSVRTEPNSVVELPSSYRDENYDAQVQKSHRDAYPLESQKGGRTRSVILNLEKRRRSNFDGPTLCASARNASVANMPSFDVYKQRRRYSSSVEKEMPSATDEDAVADVMEQHDQFIGSMQSRLAKLQVVHRLWERNDVKGAISAMEKMSDHGVLADVMSIVTEKIDIVTLEICTSLLPLLSGLLGSDMDRHLSICLDMLLKLVRIFGSMIYSTLSALAPAGVDIEAEQRFERCNLCYIELEKVKQCLPTLTRRGGSVAKSAQELNLALQEVS, from the exons ATGAGTACCAAACGCGCTTACAAGCTAC AAGAATTTGTGGCACATTCTTCAAGTGTGAATTGCCTAAAGATTGGAAGAAAATCGTCGAGGGTTCTTGTGACTGGAGGGGAAGATCACAAGGTTAATCTTTGGGCTATCAGTAAACCGAATGCCATACTG AATTTATCAGGACACACAAGTGGGATAGATTCAGTGACCTTTGATTCCTCGGAAGTTTTGGTAGCTGCAGGTGCTGCAAGTGGTACCATTAAGCTATGGGATTTGGAGGAGGCAAAAA TTGTTCGGACTCTGACTGGTCATAGATCCAATTGCATTTCTGTGGACTTCCACCCCTTTGGCGAGTTTTTTGCATCTGGCTCTCTTGATACAAATCTAAAGATATGGGATATCAGAAAGAAAGGGTGCATCCACACTTACAAGGGTCATACTCGAGGAGTCAATGCAATCAGGTTCACACCAGATGGTCGATGGGTTGTATCCGGTGGTGAGGACAACATTGTGAAG GTGTGGGATTTGACTGCTGGAAAATTGTTGCATCAATTCAAGGATCATGAAGGTCAAATTCAGTGCTTAGATTTCCATCCACATGAGTTTTTGCTGGCTACAG GTTCAGCTGATCGGACTGTTAAGTTTTGGGATCTTGAAACCTTTGAGCTTATTGGTTCAGCTGGGCCTGAG ACTGCAGGTGTCCGTTGCTTGACCTTCAATCCTGATGGAAGAACTGTACTCTGTGGATTGCATGAAAATCTGAAG GTTTTCTCTTGGGAACCGATAAGATGTTATGATGGTGTGGATGTGGGATGGTCTAGATTGTCAGATCTTAATGTTCATGAAGGAAAGCTTCTTGGCTGCTCATATAATCAAAGCTGTGTAGGAGTATGGGTTGTAGACATCTCG CGCATAGAACCATATGCAGTTGGTAATGCTAAACGTGTAAATGGTCATTCTGAACCTAAATCTCATTCAGGTGGAAACCTCTCTGTATTGAATGAGAATAACACAAAAGCTAGTATGGGAAGATTACCTGTTTCACAAAATCCTGATCCTTTAGTGAAGGAAACAAAATCCCTTGGAAGGTTGTCCATTTCACAAAACTCAGATCCTGCGAAGGAGTCAAAAA CCACAGGAAATGCACCTGGTACCCCTCACCGGGTCAATTTAAACGCTGCTCGAAAGACAGCTCAACAGAG AAATGATATGAGGTCGGAGCAGGCTGCTGAATTAAGAAAAGAAGTTGGAATATCTGAGAGAAGTTTGGAGCAAGTCACTGAATCTAGAAGAGAAGTTGGAATTACTGGAAGAAGTTTGGAATCAAGTCAGTCGGCTGCTGAATCAAGAAAAGAAGCTGGAATAGTTGGGAGAACTTTGGAGCAGGGAGCTGATTCGAGAAAAGAACTTGGTATTGTTGGAAGAACAATGCCATTTTCTTTGCAGTCAAAGACGTCTAGTTTTCGGAAGTTTCAAAATAGCAGGGAAGACTTGGACTGGCCAGCTATCTCTGCTCCGCTTGAGAATGCAGGTTCTAGGGTTGAATTCAGCAGTGGTTCAGACAGGAGTACTCTTCCTTCTGTTAAAGGTCCAATTAACGGAATGTCTGCTGCAGAAATGAATGTGAGGGAAGATAGGTGCATTGGCTCTGTCAGGACTGAACCAAACTCGGTGGTCGAATTGCCTTCAAGCTACCGGGatgaaaatt ATGATGCTCAAGTGCAAAAATCACATAGAGATGCGTATCCTTTAGAAAGCCAAAAAGGAG GAAGAACACGTTCAGTAATCCTAAATTTGGAGAAAAGGAGGAGATCTAATTTTGATGGACCTACTTTGTGTGCCTCTGCACGGAATGCATCTGTGGCAAACATGCCTTCTTTCGACGTG TATAAACAAAGAAGACGATACTCTTCTTCTGTGGAAAAAGAAATGCCTTCGGCCACTGATGAGGATGCTGTTGCAGATGTAATGGAGCAGCATGATCAATTCATTGGTTCCATGCAGTCTCGTTTAGCTAAGTTACAG GTTGTTCATCGACTATGGGAAAGGAATGACGTAAAGGGGGCAATCAGTGCAATGGAAAAGATGTCTGATCATGGT GTGCTTGCTGATGTGATGAGCATTGTTACTGAAAAAATAGACATTGTAACATTGGAAATTTGCACTTCTCTTCTGCCACTTCTATCGGGTCTCCTTGGAAGTGACATGGACAG GCATTTGAGCATCTGTCTTGACATGCTGCTTAAGCTGGTCCGGATATTTGGTTCAATGATATATTCAACATTATCAGCTTTGGCGCCTGCCGGTGTAGACAT
- the LOC107928933 gene encoding katanin p80 WD40 repeat-containing subunit B1 homolog KTN80.4 isoform X2 — protein sequence MSTKRAYKLQEFVAHSSSVNCLKIGRKSSRVLVTGGEDHKVNLWAISKPNAILNLSGHTSGIDSVTFDSSEVLVAAGAASGTIKLWDLEEAKIVRTLTGHRSNCISVDFHPFGEFFASGSLDTNLKIWDIRKKGCIHTYKGHTRGVNAIRFTPDGRWVVSGGEDNIVKVWDLTAGKLLHQFKDHEGQIQCLDFHPHEFLLATGSADRTVKFWDLETFELIGSAGPETAGVRCLTFNPDGRTVLCGLHENLKVFSWEPIRCYDGVDVGWSRLSDLNVHEGKLLGCSYNQSCVGVWVVDISRIEPYAVGNAKRVNGHSEPKSHSGGNLSVLNENNTKASMGRLPVSQNPDPLVKETKSLGRLSISQNSDPAKESKTTGNAPGTPHRVNLNAARKTAQQRSVTVPRRSSTRANSAVTVPTFSKSDVVPVLVPRNDMRSEQAAELRKEVGISERSLEQVTESRREVGITGRSLESSQSAAESRKEAGIVGRTLEQGADSRKELGIVGRTMPFSLQSKTSSFRKFQNSREDLDWPAISAPLENAGSRVEFSSGSDRSTLPSVKGPINGMSAAEMNVREDRCIGSVRTEPNSVVELPSSYRDENYDAQVQKSHRDAYPLESQKGGRTRSVILNLEKRRRSNFDGPTLCASARNASVANMPSFDVYKQRRRYSSSVEKEMPSATDEDAVADVMEQHDQFIGSMQSRLAKLQVVHRLWERNDVKGAISAMEKMSDHGVLADVMSIVTEKIDIVTLEICTSLLPLLSGLLGSDMDRHLSICLDMLLKLVRIFGSMIYSTLSALAPAGVDIEAEQRFERCNLCYIELEKVKQCLPTLTRGGSVAKSAQELNLALQEVS from the exons ATGAGTACCAAACGCGCTTACAAGCTAC AAGAATTTGTGGCACATTCTTCAAGTGTGAATTGCCTAAAGATTGGAAGAAAATCGTCGAGGGTTCTTGTGACTGGAGGGGAAGATCACAAGGTTAATCTTTGGGCTATCAGTAAACCGAATGCCATACTG AATTTATCAGGACACACAAGTGGGATAGATTCAGTGACCTTTGATTCCTCGGAAGTTTTGGTAGCTGCAGGTGCTGCAAGTGGTACCATTAAGCTATGGGATTTGGAGGAGGCAAAAA TTGTTCGGACTCTGACTGGTCATAGATCCAATTGCATTTCTGTGGACTTCCACCCCTTTGGCGAGTTTTTTGCATCTGGCTCTCTTGATACAAATCTAAAGATATGGGATATCAGAAAGAAAGGGTGCATCCACACTTACAAGGGTCATACTCGAGGAGTCAATGCAATCAGGTTCACACCAGATGGTCGATGGGTTGTATCCGGTGGTGAGGACAACATTGTGAAG GTGTGGGATTTGACTGCTGGAAAATTGTTGCATCAATTCAAGGATCATGAAGGTCAAATTCAGTGCTTAGATTTCCATCCACATGAGTTTTTGCTGGCTACAG GTTCAGCTGATCGGACTGTTAAGTTTTGGGATCTTGAAACCTTTGAGCTTATTGGTTCAGCTGGGCCTGAG ACTGCAGGTGTCCGTTGCTTGACCTTCAATCCTGATGGAAGAACTGTACTCTGTGGATTGCATGAAAATCTGAAG GTTTTCTCTTGGGAACCGATAAGATGTTATGATGGTGTGGATGTGGGATGGTCTAGATTGTCAGATCTTAATGTTCATGAAGGAAAGCTTCTTGGCTGCTCATATAATCAAAGCTGTGTAGGAGTATGGGTTGTAGACATCTCG CGCATAGAACCATATGCAGTTGGTAATGCTAAACGTGTAAATGGTCATTCTGAACCTAAATCTCATTCAGGTGGAAACCTCTCTGTATTGAATGAGAATAACACAAAAGCTAGTATGGGAAGATTACCTGTTTCACAAAATCCTGATCCTTTAGTGAAGGAAACAAAATCCCTTGGAAGGTTGTCCATTTCACAAAACTCAGATCCTGCGAAGGAGTCAAAAA CCACAGGAAATGCACCTGGTACCCCTCACCGGGTCAATTTAAACGCTGCTCGAAAGACAGCTCAACAGAGGTCGGTAACAGTTCCAAGGAGGAGTTCTACAAGGGCTAATTCAGCTGTCACTGTTCCCACTTTTAGCAAGTCTGATGTTGTACCTGTGCTTGTTCCTAGAAATGATATGAGGTCGGAGCAGGCTGCTGAATTAAGAAAAGAAGTTGGAATATCTGAGAGAAGTTTGGAGCAAGTCACTGAATCTAGAAGAGAAGTTGGAATTACTGGAAGAAGTTTGGAATCAAGTCAGTCGGCTGCTGAATCAAGAAAAGAAGCTGGAATAGTTGGGAGAACTTTGGAGCAGGGAGCTGATTCGAGAAAAGAACTTGGTATTGTTGGAAGAACAATGCCATTTTCTTTGCAGTCAAAGACGTCTAGTTTTCGGAAGTTTCAAAATAGCAGGGAAGACTTGGACTGGCCAGCTATCTCTGCTCCGCTTGAGAATGCAGGTTCTAGGGTTGAATTCAGCAGTGGTTCAGACAGGAGTACTCTTCCTTCTGTTAAAGGTCCAATTAACGGAATGTCTGCTGCAGAAATGAATGTGAGGGAAGATAGGTGCATTGGCTCTGTCAGGACTGAACCAAACTCGGTGGTCGAATTGCCTTCAAGCTACCGGGatgaaaatt ATGATGCTCAAGTGCAAAAATCACATAGAGATGCGTATCCTTTAGAAAGCCAAAAAGGAG GAAGAACACGTTCAGTAATCCTAAATTTGGAGAAAAGGAGGAGATCTAATTTTGATGGACCTACTTTGTGTGCCTCTGCACGGAATGCATCTGTGGCAAACATGCCTTCTTTCGACGTG TATAAACAAAGAAGACGATACTCTTCTTCTGTGGAAAAAGAAATGCCTTCGGCCACTGATGAGGATGCTGTTGCAGATGTAATGGAGCAGCATGATCAATTCATTGGTTCCATGCAGTCTCGTTTAGCTAAGTTACAG GTTGTTCATCGACTATGGGAAAGGAATGACGTAAAGGGGGCAATCAGTGCAATGGAAAAGATGTCTGATCATGGT GTGCTTGCTGATGTGATGAGCATTGTTACTGAAAAAATAGACATTGTAACATTGGAAATTTGCACTTCTCTTCTGCCACTTCTATCGGGTCTCCTTGGAAGTGACATGGACAG GCATTTGAGCATCTGTCTTGACATGCTGCTTAAGCTGGTCCGGATATTTGGTTCAATGATATATTCAACATTATCAGCTTTGGCGCCTGCCGGTGTAGACAT
- the LOC107928933 gene encoding katanin p80 WD40 repeat-containing subunit B1 homolog KTN80.4 isoform X1, with protein MSTKRAYKLQEFVAHSSSVNCLKIGRKSSRVLVTGGEDHKVNLWAISKPNAILNLSGHTSGIDSVTFDSSEVLVAAGAASGTIKLWDLEEAKIVRTLTGHRSNCISVDFHPFGEFFASGSLDTNLKIWDIRKKGCIHTYKGHTRGVNAIRFTPDGRWVVSGGEDNIVKVWDLTAGKLLHQFKDHEGQIQCLDFHPHEFLLATGSADRTVKFWDLETFELIGSAGPETAGVRCLTFNPDGRTVLCGLHENLKVFSWEPIRCYDGVDVGWSRLSDLNVHEGKLLGCSYNQSCVGVWVVDISRIEPYAVGNAKRVNGHSEPKSHSGGNLSVLNENNTKASMGRLPVSQNPDPLVKETKSLGRLSISQNSDPAKESKTTGNAPGTPHRVNLNAARKTAQQRSVTVPRRSSTRANSAVTVPTFSKSDVVPVLVPRNDMRSEQAAELRKEVGISERSLEQVTESRREVGITGRSLESSQSAAESRKEAGIVGRTLEQGADSRKELGIVGRTMPFSLQSKTSSFRKFQNSREDLDWPAISAPLENAGSRVEFSSGSDRSTLPSVKGPINGMSAAEMNVREDRCIGSVRTEPNSVVELPSSYRDENYDAQVQKSHRDAYPLESQKGGRTRSVILNLEKRRRSNFDGPTLCASARNASVANMPSFDVYKQRRRYSSSVEKEMPSATDEDAVADVMEQHDQFIGSMQSRLAKLQVVHRLWERNDVKGAISAMEKMSDHGVLADVMSIVTEKIDIVTLEICTSLLPLLSGLLGSDMDRHLSICLDMLLKLVRIFGSMIYSTLSALAPAGVDIEAEQRFERCNLCYIELEKVKQCLPTLTRRGGSVAKSAQELNLALQEVS; from the exons ATGAGTACCAAACGCGCTTACAAGCTAC AAGAATTTGTGGCACATTCTTCAAGTGTGAATTGCCTAAAGATTGGAAGAAAATCGTCGAGGGTTCTTGTGACTGGAGGGGAAGATCACAAGGTTAATCTTTGGGCTATCAGTAAACCGAATGCCATACTG AATTTATCAGGACACACAAGTGGGATAGATTCAGTGACCTTTGATTCCTCGGAAGTTTTGGTAGCTGCAGGTGCTGCAAGTGGTACCATTAAGCTATGGGATTTGGAGGAGGCAAAAA TTGTTCGGACTCTGACTGGTCATAGATCCAATTGCATTTCTGTGGACTTCCACCCCTTTGGCGAGTTTTTTGCATCTGGCTCTCTTGATACAAATCTAAAGATATGGGATATCAGAAAGAAAGGGTGCATCCACACTTACAAGGGTCATACTCGAGGAGTCAATGCAATCAGGTTCACACCAGATGGTCGATGGGTTGTATCCGGTGGTGAGGACAACATTGTGAAG GTGTGGGATTTGACTGCTGGAAAATTGTTGCATCAATTCAAGGATCATGAAGGTCAAATTCAGTGCTTAGATTTCCATCCACATGAGTTTTTGCTGGCTACAG GTTCAGCTGATCGGACTGTTAAGTTTTGGGATCTTGAAACCTTTGAGCTTATTGGTTCAGCTGGGCCTGAG ACTGCAGGTGTCCGTTGCTTGACCTTCAATCCTGATGGAAGAACTGTACTCTGTGGATTGCATGAAAATCTGAAG GTTTTCTCTTGGGAACCGATAAGATGTTATGATGGTGTGGATGTGGGATGGTCTAGATTGTCAGATCTTAATGTTCATGAAGGAAAGCTTCTTGGCTGCTCATATAATCAAAGCTGTGTAGGAGTATGGGTTGTAGACATCTCG CGCATAGAACCATATGCAGTTGGTAATGCTAAACGTGTAAATGGTCATTCTGAACCTAAATCTCATTCAGGTGGAAACCTCTCTGTATTGAATGAGAATAACACAAAAGCTAGTATGGGAAGATTACCTGTTTCACAAAATCCTGATCCTTTAGTGAAGGAAACAAAATCCCTTGGAAGGTTGTCCATTTCACAAAACTCAGATCCTGCGAAGGAGTCAAAAA CCACAGGAAATGCACCTGGTACCCCTCACCGGGTCAATTTAAACGCTGCTCGAAAGACAGCTCAACAGAGGTCGGTAACAGTTCCAAGGAGGAGTTCTACAAGGGCTAATTCAGCTGTCACTGTTCCCACTTTTAGCAAGTCTGATGTTGTACCTGTGCTTGTTCCTAGAAATGATATGAGGTCGGAGCAGGCTGCTGAATTAAGAAAAGAAGTTGGAATATCTGAGAGAAGTTTGGAGCAAGTCACTGAATCTAGAAGAGAAGTTGGAATTACTGGAAGAAGTTTGGAATCAAGTCAGTCGGCTGCTGAATCAAGAAAAGAAGCTGGAATAGTTGGGAGAACTTTGGAGCAGGGAGCTGATTCGAGAAAAGAACTTGGTATTGTTGGAAGAACAATGCCATTTTCTTTGCAGTCAAAGACGTCTAGTTTTCGGAAGTTTCAAAATAGCAGGGAAGACTTGGACTGGCCAGCTATCTCTGCTCCGCTTGAGAATGCAGGTTCTAGGGTTGAATTCAGCAGTGGTTCAGACAGGAGTACTCTTCCTTCTGTTAAAGGTCCAATTAACGGAATGTCTGCTGCAGAAATGAATGTGAGGGAAGATAGGTGCATTGGCTCTGTCAGGACTGAACCAAACTCGGTGGTCGAATTGCCTTCAAGCTACCGGGatgaaaatt ATGATGCTCAAGTGCAAAAATCACATAGAGATGCGTATCCTTTAGAAAGCCAAAAAGGAG GAAGAACACGTTCAGTAATCCTAAATTTGGAGAAAAGGAGGAGATCTAATTTTGATGGACCTACTTTGTGTGCCTCTGCACGGAATGCATCTGTGGCAAACATGCCTTCTTTCGACGTG TATAAACAAAGAAGACGATACTCTTCTTCTGTGGAAAAAGAAATGCCTTCGGCCACTGATGAGGATGCTGTTGCAGATGTAATGGAGCAGCATGATCAATTCATTGGTTCCATGCAGTCTCGTTTAGCTAAGTTACAG GTTGTTCATCGACTATGGGAAAGGAATGACGTAAAGGGGGCAATCAGTGCAATGGAAAAGATGTCTGATCATGGT GTGCTTGCTGATGTGATGAGCATTGTTACTGAAAAAATAGACATTGTAACATTGGAAATTTGCACTTCTCTTCTGCCACTTCTATCGGGTCTCCTTGGAAGTGACATGGACAG GCATTTGAGCATCTGTCTTGACATGCTGCTTAAGCTGGTCCGGATATTTGGTTCAATGATATATTCAACATTATCAGCTTTGGCGCCTGCCGGTGTAGACAT
- the LOC107928790 gene encoding mitochondrial import receptor subunit TOM40-1: protein MAGLVPPVTTTIPADASKTKKADEKADYMNLPFPIPFEEIHREALMSLKPETFEGLRFDFTKGLNQKFSLSHSVSMGPTEIPSQSAETIKIPTSHYEFGANYIDPNLMLIGRVLTDGRLNARVKWDLTDNLTVKANAQLTNEPHMSHGMFNFDYKGKDYRSQFQIGNGALFGASYFQSVTPHLSMGGEVFWAGQHRKSGIGYAGRYETDKMVATGQVASTGMVALSYVQKVSEKVSLASDFMYNYMSKDVTASVGYDYILRQCRLRGKIDSNGCTTAFLEERLNMGLNFILSAEIDHKKKDYKFGFGLTVG, encoded by the exons ATGGCGGGGCTTGTACCTCCAGTTACCACCACGATTCCAGCCGATGCATCCAAGACGAAGAAAGCCGACGAGAAAGCCGATTACATGAATCTTCCTTTCCCCATTCCTTTCGAAGAGATTCACCGCGAAGCTCTCA TGTCTCTGAAGCCAGAAACTTTTGAAGGATTGCGATTTGATTTTACCAAAGGACTAAATCAGAAATTCTCACTCAGTCACAG TGTATCTATGGGCCCAACTGAAATTCCTTCTCAATCTGCTGAAACCATTAAAATCCCTACCTCTCACTATGAATTTGGTGCCAATTATATTGATCCAAAT TTGATGCTTATTGGGAGGGTCTTGACTGATGGTAGACTCAATGCAAGAGTGAAATGGGATTTGACTGACAATCTTACTGTGAAGGCTAATGCTCAG CTCACAAATGAGCCTCATATGTCACATGGCATGTTCAACTTTGATTACAAG GGTAAAGACTACAGGTCTCAGTTTCAGATTGGAAATGGCGCATTATTTGGAGCTAGTTATTTCCAG AGTGTCACACCACATTTATCCATGGGTGGTGAAGTATTTTGGGCTGGTCAGCACCGAAAGTCAGGCATAGGTTATGCTGGCCGTTATGAAACAGATAAAATG GTTGCCACAGGCCAAGTTGCAAGCACTGGAATGGTTGCTTTGAGTTATGTTCAGAAGGTATCTGAGAAG GTTTCTCTGGCATCAGATTTCATGTATAACTACATGTCAAAAGATGTAACAGCAAGTGTCGGCTACGATTACATCCTTAGACAG TGTCGCTTGAGGGGAAAGATTGATTCAAATGGGTGCACGACTGCTTTTCTGGAAGAGCGGTTAAATATGGGTCTAAATTTTATTCTCTCTGCTGAG ATAGATCATAAAAAGAAAGACTACAAATTTGGATTTGGATTGACCGTAGGATGA